One part of the Heptranchias perlo isolate sHepPer1 chromosome 10, sHepPer1.hap1, whole genome shotgun sequence genome encodes these proteins:
- the ckba gene encoding creatine kinase, brain a isoform X2: protein MTALKIKRLSAEEEFPDLSKHNNHMAKVLTLDLYKKLRDKSTPSGFTLDDIIQTGIDNPGHPFIMTVGCVAGDEECYEVFKDLFDPIIRDRHGGYKPTDKHKTDLNYENLKGGDDLDSNYVLSSRVRTGRSICGLCLPPHCSRGERRAIEKLSEEALGSLDGEFTGKYYALKNMTDQEQQQLIDDHFLFDKPVSPLLLASGMARDWPDGRGIWHNDNKTFLVWVNEEDHLRVISMQKGGNMKEVFTRFCTGLTKIENVFKNNGRAFMWNEHLGYVLTCPSNLGTGLRAGVHVKLPNLSKNDKFGDVLKRLRLQKRGTGGVDTAAVGGIFDISNADRLGFSEVELVQMVVDGVKLLVEMEKRLEKGQAIDGLIPAQK, encoded by the exons AGAAGAGTTCCCCGATCTGAGCAAACACAACAACCACATGGCTAAAGTGCTCACTCTGGATCTCTACAAGAAACTTAGAGACAAATCAACCCCCAGTGGCTTCACCTTGGATGATATAATTCAGACTGGGATTGATAATCCCG GTCACCCATTTATTATGACCGTAGGTTGTGTTGCTGGTGATGAAGAGTGCTATGAGGTTTTCAAGGACCTTTTTGATCCAATAATTCGGGACCGTCATGGTGGCTACAAACCTACTGACAAGCACAAAACTGATCTTAACTATGAGAATCTCAAg ggTGGCGATGACCTAGATTCCAACTATGTGCTGAGTAGCCGAGTCCGCACTGGGCGCAGTATATGTGGCCTTTGCCTTCCTCCTCACTGCAGTCGGGGGGAGCGTCGTGCTATTGAGAAACTTTCAGAGGAAG CCTTGGGAAGTCTGGATGGTGAATTTACTGGAAAATACTATGCCCTGAAGAACATGACtgaccaggagcagcagcagcttaTTGATGACCACTTCTTGTTTGACAAGCCTGTGTCTCCACTGCTGTTGGCCTCAGGGATGGCACGTGACTGGCCTGATGGCAGAGGCATCTG GCACAATGACAATAAGACTTTTCTAGTTTGGGTAAATGAAGAAGATCATCTTCGAGTCATCTCCATGCAGAAAGGTGGAAACATGAAGGAAGTCTTCACTCGTTTTTGTACTGGACTAACAAAG atTGAAAATGTCTTCAAAAACAATGGTCGTGCATTTATGTGGAATGAGCATCTTGGTTATGTCCTGACATGCCCATCTAACCTGGGAACAGGTCTCCGTGCTGGTGTCCATGTGAAACTTCCCAATCTCAGCAAAAATGATAAATTTGGTGACGTTCTGAAACGACTGCGGCTGCAGAAGCGTGGTACAG GTGGTGTTGACACTGCTGCAGTTGGTGGCATTTTTGATATTTCCAATGCTGACCGTCTGGGCTTCTCTGAAGTTGAATTGGTTCAAATGGTGGTCGATGGTGTGAAGCTGCTAGTTGAAATGGAGAAACGCCTTGAAAAGGGCCAGGCCATTGATGGTCTTATCCCAGCTCAGAAGTAA